Proteins found in one Carassius auratus strain Wakin chromosome 12, ASM336829v1, whole genome shotgun sequence genomic segment:
- the slc35f3a gene encoding putative thiamine transporter SLC35F3a isoform X2, producing the protein MRKTSDMSPRRLSDISPQISQLKALVIDEDLSEELKSSRSVEYINNASIEERILRITGYYESWNASNRGEDQPNSEKVEVKIDGHSASDTVKSDCGNRLQRLCCCMHMTAVHMRRALWGVAVVICICVSWTGCTQLAKITVGRLNVPFTLTWFSTSWNCAIFPLYYLGHLCCCKDRQTPRQRFRECCQFLGDDVLSLRMLLSRVAPFGVLWTLTSYLYLQGLRRIPATDACALFCCSRAFAFLISWIVLRDRFMGVRIVAAILAIGGIVMMTYADGFHSYSVIGISLVVGSASTAAIYKVLFKLVLGSAKLGEAAVYLTVLGGANLVFISAVPLILLLMGAEDFVSPRDLPWPSICGMSALLLVFNFLLNFGVLITLPTLISLGVVLSVPLNAVIDRYMCEIQLNSVRIIAVSIICLGFLLLLLPEDWDQSLPQLRSMLYNREEPQESVRDKHSETLHIRPREAKNCNSTTTPSIH; encoded by the exons ATGAGGAAGACTTCAGACATGAGTCCGCGCCGCCTGTCAGACATCAGTCCTCAGATCAGCCAGCTGAAAGCCCTCGTCATTGACGAAGATCTAAGTGAAGAACTGAAGTCATCGAGATCGGTCGAGTACATCAACAATGCATCCATAGAAGAGCGGATCCTGAGGATCACTGGTTACTATGAGTCCTGGAACGCATCTAATAGAG GGGAGGACCAGCCCAACAGCGAGAAGGTGGAAGTGAAGATAGATGGCCATTCTGCCTCAGATACAGTCAAATCAGATTGTGGGAACAGACTGCAGAGACTTTGCTGCTGCATGCATATGACTGCAGTCCACATGCGCAGGGCACTGTGGGGTGTCGCTGTCGTGATCTGCATCTGCGTTTCTTGGACAGGCTGCACTCAGTTGGCCAAAATAACTGTCGGACGCTTGAATGTCCCATTCACCCTCACTTGGTTCTCCACTTCCTGGAACTGTGCCATCTTCCCTCTTTACTACCTGGGTCACCTGTGCTGTTGCAAGGACAGACAGACTCCCAGACAGCGCTTCAG AGAGTGCTGTCAGTTCCTGGGAGATGACGTGCTGTCACTGAGGATGCTGCTCTCTCGCGTAGCTCCTTTTGGAGTGCTGTGGACTCTCACCAGCTACCTGTACCTGCAAGGCCTTCGCAGAATCCCTGCCACTGATGCCTGTGCCCTTTTCTGCTGTAGTCGTGCCTTTGCCTTCCTAATATCCTGGATAGTCCTGCGGGATCGCTTTATGGGAGTGCGG ATTGTGGCAGCCATCTTAGCCATTGGGGGCATTGTTATGATGACATATGCCGATGGTTTCCACAGCTATTCTGTGATAGGCATCTCCCTCGTGGTTGGTTCTGCATCAACAGCAGCCATATACAAA GTTCTGTTCAAGCTTGTTCTGGGTAGTGCAAAACTGGGTGAAGCAGCTGTGTATCTTACTGTCCTCGGTGGAGCAAATTTGGTCTTCATTAGCGCTGTTCCTTTGATCCTGCTTCTCATGGGGGCTGAGGACTTTGTTTCACCTCGAGATTTGCCATGGCCAAGCATCTGTGGCATGTCCGCTCTTCTGCTGG TGTTCAACTTCCTCTTGAATTTTGGTGTTCTGATAACACTTCCGACTCTGATTTCTCTTGGCGTCGTCCTCAGTGTGCCTCTCAATGCTG TCATAGATCGCTACATGTGTGAGATCCAGCTCAACAGTGTACGCATCATTGCGGTGTCCATCATTTGTTTGGGCTTCCTTTTGCTCTTACTGCCTGAGGACTGGGACCAGAGTCTGCCACAGTTACGATCAATGCTGTACAACCGAGAAGAACCACAAGAGAGCGTCAGAGACAAACACTCAGAGACGCTTCACATCAGGCCGAGAGAGGCCAAGAACTGCAACTCCACAACTACTCCCAGCATCCACTGA
- the slc35f3a gene encoding putative thiamine transporter SLC35F3a isoform X1 gives MQKEDETPAPCVQQCPPKDRGMRKTSDMSPRRLSDISPQISQLKALVIDEDLSEELKSSRSVEYINNASIEERILRITGYYESWNASNRGEDQPNSEKVEVKIDGHSASDTVKSDCGNRLQRLCCCMHMTAVHMRRALWGVAVVICICVSWTGCTQLAKITVGRLNVPFTLTWFSTSWNCAIFPLYYLGHLCCCKDRQTPRQRFRECCQFLGDDVLSLRMLLSRVAPFGVLWTLTSYLYLQGLRRIPATDACALFCCSRAFAFLISWIVLRDRFMGVRIVAAILAIGGIVMMTYADGFHSYSVIGISLVVGSASTAAIYKVLFKLVLGSAKLGEAAVYLTVLGGANLVFISAVPLILLLMGAEDFVSPRDLPWPSICGMSALLLVFNFLLNFGVLITLPTLISLGVVLSVPLNAVIDRYMCEIQLNSVRIIAVSIICLGFLLLLLPEDWDQSLPQLRSMLYNREEPQESVRDKHSETLHIRPREAKNCNSTTTPSIH, from the exons ATGCAGAAAGAGGACGAGACTCCTGCGCCCTGTGTTCAACAGTGTCCTCCGAAAGACAG AGGAATGAGGAAGACTTCAGACATGAGTCCGCGCCGCCTGTCAGACATCAGTCCTCAGATCAGCCAGCTGAAAGCCCTCGTCATTGACGAAGATCTAAGTGAAGAACTGAAGTCATCGAGATCGGTCGAGTACATCAACAATGCATCCATAGAAGAGCGGATCCTGAGGATCACTGGTTACTATGAGTCCTGGAACGCATCTAATAGAG GGGAGGACCAGCCCAACAGCGAGAAGGTGGAAGTGAAGATAGATGGCCATTCTGCCTCAGATACAGTCAAATCAGATTGTGGGAACAGACTGCAGAGACTTTGCTGCTGCATGCATATGACTGCAGTCCACATGCGCAGGGCACTGTGGGGTGTCGCTGTCGTGATCTGCATCTGCGTTTCTTGGACAGGCTGCACTCAGTTGGCCAAAATAACTGTCGGACGCTTGAATGTCCCATTCACCCTCACTTGGTTCTCCACTTCCTGGAACTGTGCCATCTTCCCTCTTTACTACCTGGGTCACCTGTGCTGTTGCAAGGACAGACAGACTCCCAGACAGCGCTTCAG AGAGTGCTGTCAGTTCCTGGGAGATGACGTGCTGTCACTGAGGATGCTGCTCTCTCGCGTAGCTCCTTTTGGAGTGCTGTGGACTCTCACCAGCTACCTGTACCTGCAAGGCCTTCGCAGAATCCCTGCCACTGATGCCTGTGCCCTTTTCTGCTGTAGTCGTGCCTTTGCCTTCCTAATATCCTGGATAGTCCTGCGGGATCGCTTTATGGGAGTGCGG ATTGTGGCAGCCATCTTAGCCATTGGGGGCATTGTTATGATGACATATGCCGATGGTTTCCACAGCTATTCTGTGATAGGCATCTCCCTCGTGGTTGGTTCTGCATCAACAGCAGCCATATACAAA GTTCTGTTCAAGCTTGTTCTGGGTAGTGCAAAACTGGGTGAAGCAGCTGTGTATCTTACTGTCCTCGGTGGAGCAAATTTGGTCTTCATTAGCGCTGTTCCTTTGATCCTGCTTCTCATGGGGGCTGAGGACTTTGTTTCACCTCGAGATTTGCCATGGCCAAGCATCTGTGGCATGTCCGCTCTTCTGCTGG TGTTCAACTTCCTCTTGAATTTTGGTGTTCTGATAACACTTCCGACTCTGATTTCTCTTGGCGTCGTCCTCAGTGTGCCTCTCAATGCTG TCATAGATCGCTACATGTGTGAGATCCAGCTCAACAGTGTACGCATCATTGCGGTGTCCATCATTTGTTTGGGCTTCCTTTTGCTCTTACTGCCTGAGGACTGGGACCAGAGTCTGCCACAGTTACGATCAATGCTGTACAACCGAGAAGAACCACAAGAGAGCGTCAGAGACAAACACTCAGAGACGCTTCACATCAGGCCGAGAGAGGCCAAGAACTGCAACTCCACAACTACTCCCAGCATCCACTGA
- the LOC113111587 gene encoding ectonucleoside triphosphate diphosphohydrolase 1-like: MDEQGGKNSWNRPVAIFLAVIAAVIIIMVAISVVQNKPLHQKYKYGIVLDAGSSHTSVFIYEWPAEKENNTGMVRQKHTCNVKGKGISSYSANPQGAGASLYECMEEAKQKIPAHRHPETPVYLGATAGMRLLRMEDEKASDKVLASVAQSLKSYPFSYRGARIISGQEEGAFGWITVNYLSENLRKPTGTLGALDLGGASTQITFVPQQNIESKDNSIDFRLYGNDYHLYTHSFLCYGKDQALKISMSKILESANEASKTDPIELRDPCFHPGYNDSKTVSSFFNSPCVKEAKPANENFVHVGLGNWSQCQQSIRKIFNTGNCLYTRCSFNGVFQPSVYGDFGAFSAFFFVMDFLNLTSGTLTTTKKKLEAYCSTPWDQIVKNHPQVYKKYLSEYCFSATYILTLLEDGYNFTSDNWKDIRFIKKIGDSDAGWTLGYMLNLTNMIPAEAPDTPLMPYEGYVTFIILFLLLILFLLVLVYFYFHRSTRTAQKDII, encoded by the exons gtAAGAACTCGTGGAACAGGCCAGTGGCCATCTTTCTGGCTGTTATCGCTGCGGTGATCATCATCATGGTGGCCATTTCTGTCGTCCAGAACAAGCCTTTACACCAGAAATACAAA TATGGAATAGTTCTGGATGCAGGTTCCTCCCACACTTCTGTGTTCATCTATGAATGGCCAGCCGAGAAGGAGAACAACACTGGCATGGTACGACAGAAACACACCTGTAACGTGAAAG GCAAAGGCATTTCCAGTTACTCTGCTAATCCACAGGGGGCTGGTGCATCCCTGTATGAGTGCATGGAGGAAGCCAAGCAGAAAATACCAGCACACAGACACCCCGAAACCCCTGTGTACCTGGGAGCCACAGCAGGCATGAGACTGCTCAG gaTGGAGGATGAAAAAGCTTCAGATAAGGTACTGGCCTCAGTAGCACAATCACTGAAGAGCTACCCCTTCTCCTATCGGGGAGCTCGTATCATCTCAGGCCAAGAAGAGGGAGCTTTCGGATGGATTACAGTCAATTACCTGAGCGAAAACTTGAGAAAG CCCACAGGGACGCTTGGAGCTCTGGACCTCGGTGGAGCGTCTACTCAGATAACCTTCGTACCTCAACAGAATATTGAATCAAAAGACAATTCTATTGACTTCAGGCTGTACGGAAACGATTATCACCTGTACACCCACAGCTTTCTCTGTTACGGGAAGGACCAAGCTCTCAAGATTTCTATGAGCAAGATATTAGAATCAGCAAATGAAGCTTCAAAG ACAGACCCCATTGAGTTAAGAGATCCTTGCTTTCACCCTGGATATAACGACAGCAAGACAGTTTCAAGTTTCTTCAATTCACCCTGTGTGAAAGAAGCGAAACCGGCAAATGAAAACTTCGTCCATGTGGGGCTTGGGAATTGGTCTCAGTGCCAACAATCAATCAGAAAGATTTTTAATACAGGCAATTGTCTTTACACAAGATGCTCTTTTAATGGTGTTTTCCAGCCTTCTGTCTATGGAGATTTTGGG GCCTTTTCAGCTTTCTTCTTTGTGATGGACTTTTTAAATCTGACAAGTGGTACTTTAACCACTACAAAGAAGAAGCTAGAGGCGTACTGTTCTACACCATGGGACCAG aTTGTTAAAAATCATCCCCAAGTATATAAGAAGTACCTTTCAGAATACTGCTTCTCAGCAACCTACATTCTCACCCTTCTGGAAGACGGATACAATTTCACCTCCGACAACTGGAAAGACATCAGGTTCATTAAGAAG ATAGGAGACAGTGATGCAGGCTGGACATTAGGTTACATGCTTAACCTGACCAACATGATCCCCGCTGAAGCTCCAGACACGCCGCTGATGCCTTATGAGGgatatgtcacatttattatcCTCTTCTTACTTCTGATACTTTTTCTTCTTGTTCTGGTCTATTTCTATTTCCATCGGTCCACTAGAACAGCTCAGAAAGACAtaatttaa